A part of Cotesia glomerata isolate CgM1 linkage group LG4, MPM_Cglom_v2.3, whole genome shotgun sequence genomic DNA contains:
- the LOC123263890 gene encoding odorant receptor 13a-like isoform X2: MVNLLSYNVSAIVAIAKYIVLYKQRHALASIIKLMAEDWNSVKSEHHIKIMMNEARTGRILAFISLLYAPLIVILHILVTTYLKPEKFFLYGSIPTIASNLMWPSYFPFNTSRKYIFETTWVCQITATLFTSLVYGTFDTFMTVVVLHLCSQLAIVRVQLKNLYDDVNQHPYADKLVTNKLRYVIQRHQELISLGETIEKTFNLILLPQLICYPLIFCFQGYAMLTSMAKTQTTSLQILYYLSYDTYTLYHLFIFCWIGEHLYHESTSVGYAYYESIWYNHSITNAYSLVIVGCRTLRPLRITAGKFANFSIHLFVAILKTSMGYLSMLRAVESRG; the protein is encoded by the exons ATGGTTAATTTACTTTCCTATAATGTTTCTGCGATAGTCGCAATCGCCAAATATATTGTTTTGTATAAACAGAGACATg CTCTGGCATCGATTATTAAGCTAATGGCTGAAGATTGGAATTCTGTAAAATCGGAACATCATATCAAAATAATGATGAATGAAGCAAGAACTGGAAGAATACTGGCATTTATATCACTTTTATATGCTCcgttaattgtaattttacatattttagtTACG aCTTATTTAAAACCAGAAAAGTTTTTTCTCTACGGATCAATTCCAACCATAGCAAGCAATCTGATGTGGCCAAGCTATTTTCCGTTTAATAcatcaagaaaatatattttcgaaACAACCTGGGTGTGCCAAATAACTGCGACCTTGTTTACGTCATTAGTATATGGAACTTTTGATACTTTTATGACGGTAGTTGTTCTGCATCTTTGTAGCCAACTTGCTATAGTTCGggttcaattaaaaaatctctaCGATGACGTAAATCAACATCCGTATGCTGACAAACTAGTAACGAATAAGCTTCGATATGTTATTCAACGGCACCAAGAGCTTATCag TTTGGGAGAaactattgaaaaaacttttaatttaatacttcTTCCGCAATTGATATGCTATCcactaattttttgtttccaAGGATATGCTATGTTAACG AGTATGGCTAAAACTCAAACGACAAGTCTTCAAATTTTGTACTATCTGAGCTATGATACTTACACGTTATATcatctatttatattttgttggATTGGAGAACATCTTTATCATGAg AGTACGTCCGTTGGATATGCTTACTACGAAAGCATCTGGTACAATCATTCAATTACGAATGCATATTCACTCGTAATTGTTGGCTGTCGCACTTTAAGACCACTTCGCATAACAGCCGGAAAATTtgctaat
- the LOC123263890 gene encoding odorant receptor 13a-like isoform X1: protein MKTSVGFQYACQWSELSLRILGIWPLYNFTLLKKLRVYLYTIFVVSVFYLPHTGTIITIWGDIDSMVNLLSYNVSAIVAIAKYIVLYKQRHALASIIKLMAEDWNSVKSEHHIKIMMNEARTGRILAFISLLYAPLIVILHILVTTYLKPEKFFLYGSIPTIASNLMWPSYFPFNTSRKYIFETTWVCQITATLFTSLVYGTFDTFMTVVVLHLCSQLAIVRVQLKNLYDDVNQHPYADKLVTNKLRYVIQRHQELISLGETIEKTFNLILLPQLICYPLIFCFQGYAMLTSMAKTQTTSLQILYYLSYDTYTLYHLFIFCWIGEHLYHESTSVGYAYYESIWYNHSITNAYSLVIVGCRTLRPLRITAGKFANFSIHLFVAILKTSMGYLSMLRAVESRG, encoded by the exons atgaaaacCTCAG TAGGGTTTCAATATGCATGTCAATGGAGTGAATTGAGCTTACGTATCCTTGGAATATGGCcactttataattttactttactaaaaaaattacgagTTTATTTGTACACTATTTTCGTTGTTTCCGTATTTTATTTACCACACACCGGAACAATCATCACTATTTGGGGTGATATTGATAGTATGGTTAATTTACTTTCCTATAATGTTTCTGCGATAGTCGCAATCGCCAAATATATTGTTTTGTATAAACAGAGACATg CTCTGGCATCGATTATTAAGCTAATGGCTGAAGATTGGAATTCTGTAAAATCGGAACATCATATCAAAATAATGATGAATGAAGCAAGAACTGGAAGAATACTGGCATTTATATCACTTTTATATGCTCcgttaattgtaattttacatattttagtTACG aCTTATTTAAAACCAGAAAAGTTTTTTCTCTACGGATCAATTCCAACCATAGCAAGCAATCTGATGTGGCCAAGCTATTTTCCGTTTAATAcatcaagaaaatatattttcgaaACAACCTGGGTGTGCCAAATAACTGCGACCTTGTTTACGTCATTAGTATATGGAACTTTTGATACTTTTATGACGGTAGTTGTTCTGCATCTTTGTAGCCAACTTGCTATAGTTCGggttcaattaaaaaatctctaCGATGACGTAAATCAACATCCGTATGCTGACAAACTAGTAACGAATAAGCTTCGATATGTTATTCAACGGCACCAAGAGCTTATCag TTTGGGAGAaactattgaaaaaacttttaatttaatacttcTTCCGCAATTGATATGCTATCcactaattttttgtttccaAGGATATGCTATGTTAACG AGTATGGCTAAAACTCAAACGACAAGTCTTCAAATTTTGTACTATCTGAGCTATGATACTTACACGTTATATcatctatttatattttgttggATTGGAGAACATCTTTATCATGAg AGTACGTCCGTTGGATATGCTTACTACGAAAGCATCTGGTACAATCATTCAATTACGAATGCATATTCACTCGTAATTGTTGGCTGTCGCACTTTAAGACCACTTCGCATAACAGCCGGAAAATTtgctaat